The Dioscorea cayenensis subsp. rotundata cultivar TDr96_F1 chromosome 19, TDr96_F1_v2_PseudoChromosome.rev07_lg8_w22 25.fasta, whole genome shotgun sequence genome includes a window with the following:
- the LOC120283424 gene encoding very-long-chain aldehyde decarbonylase GL1-4-like, producing MATKPGYLTQWPWQSLGNFKYLLLAPWVVDGAHKAMRDGWDVDLTYLAILPSLLFRMLHNQVWISISRVQNTRSKHRILDKSLDYDQVDRERNWDDQILFNGLLFYVGHMSITDATYLPIWRMDGWIIIMLLHAGPVEFLYYWFHRALHHHFLYSRYHSHHHASIVTEPITSVIHPFAEHVVYYFLFSIPMLTSIFTKTCSILALLFYIMYIDFMNNMGHCNFELVPNWFFNVFPPLKYLMYTPSYHSLHHTQFRTNYCLFMPFYDYIYNTMDKSSDCLYETSRKGKEEKYDVVHLTHPTTLQSIYHLRFGFPSLSSKPYDSKWYMMLVWPLSLISMAFTWIYGSCFTVERNKLKKLIMQTWAIPRYSFQYELSWEKDAINHLIEKAILQADCRGVRVLSLGLLNQGREINGNGELYLRKHPKLNLKIVDGSGLAAAVVLRSIPSGTKQVLLAGTLSKIGCAIATELCKKGIQVSMTSKPDFHHLKSRMSESTGRYLTFSRNYTSQVWLIGEGIDHAEQMMAPKGTIFAPFTKFPLRKVRKDCTYYSTPAMKTPDELENMHSCENWLPRRVMSAWRVAGIIHALEGWNEHECGDTILDIEKVWSAAILHGFLPLTQS from the exons AATGCTTCACAACCAGGTCTGGATCTCCATATCCCGTGTCCAGAATACGAGGAGCAAACACAGGATCCTTGACAAAAGCCTCGACTATGACCAAGTTGACCGTGAGAGAAACtg GGATGACCAGATCCTGTTCAATGGTCTTTTATTCTACGTGGGTCACATGTCGATCACGGATGCTACCTACCTTCCAATATGGAGAATGGACGGTTGGATCATCATCATGCTTCTCCATGCTGGCCCTGTGGAGTTCCTCTACTACTGGTTCCACAGAGCTCTTCACCATCACTTCCTCTACTCTCGCTATCACTCTCACCACCATGCTTCTATTGTCACTGAGCCCATCACTt CTGTGATTCATCCATTTGCAGAGCATGTAGTGTACTACTTTCTCTTCTCTATTCCAATGCTGACCTCCATCTTCACCAAAACATGCTCCATTCTTGCTCTTTTGTTCTATATAATGTACATTGACTTCATGAACAACATGGGACATTGTAACTTTGAGCTTGTCCCTAACTGGTTCTTCAATGTCTTCCCACCTCTCAAGTATCTCATGTACACTCCCTC GTATCACTCTCTTCATCATACTCAGTTTAGAACAAATTACTGTCTGTTCATGCCTTTTTATGACTACATTTACAACACCATGGACAAGTCTTCTGATTGTTTGTATGAGACTTCCcgcaaaggaaaagaagaaaaatatgatgtCGTTCATCTAACTCATCCTACAACCTTGCAATCTATTTATCATCTTCGTTTTGGTTTCCCTTCCTTGTCTTCAAAACCATATGATTCTAAGTGGTACATGATGTTGGTTTGGCCGTTGTCACTCATATCAATGGCATTTACATGGATCTATGGTTCTTGTTTTACTGTTGAGAGAAACAAACTGAAGAAACTGATAATGCAGACATGGGCAATACCCAGATATTCTTTCCAA TATGAATTATCTTGGGAGAAAGATGCAATCAATCATCTGATTGAGAAGGCTATTCTTCAGGCAGATTGCAGAGGAGTTAGAGTTTTGAGTCTTGGACTATTAAATCAG GGCAGAGAAATCAATGGAAACGGTGAATTGTATCTGAGGAAACACccaaaattgaatttaaaaattgttgATGGAAGTGGTTTAGCAGCAGCAGTTGTTCTCAGAAGTATTCCATCCGGAACAAAGCAAGTACTGCTTGCAGGAACTCTCTCAAAGATTGGGTGTGCAATTGCAACAGAACTATGCAAAAAAGGAATACAG GTTTCAATGACAAGCAAGCCTGATTTTCATCATCTGAAGTCAAGAATGTCGGAATCAACAGGAAGATATTTAACTTTCTCAAGGAATTATACTTCTCAG GTTTGGTTGATAGGAGAAGGAATTGATCATGCAGAGCAAATGATGGCACCGAAAGGCACAATCTTTGCACCTTTCACAAAGTTTCCTTTGAGGAAAGTTCGCAAGGATTGCACTTACTACTCCACCCCAGCCATGAAAACCCCAGATGAGCTTGAGAACATGCATTCTTGTGAG AATTGGCTGCCAAGAAGAGTGATGAGCGCATGGCGAGTCGCAGGGATAATTCATGCATTAGAAGGATGGAATGAACATGAATGTGGAGACACAATCCTTGACATTGAGAAAGTATGGTCTGCTGCAATCCTACATGGATTCCTCCCTTTAACCCAATCTTGA